The following coding sequences lie in one Sorghum bicolor cultivar BTx623 chromosome 6, Sorghum_bicolor_NCBIv3, whole genome shotgun sequence genomic window:
- the LOC8082872 gene encoding uncharacterized protein At4g19900 has product MRRPDRSKWLLTYTKQATYVYCVHMAVAPRVQQAKNKMVTPASPTTMPAARKPLPLLLLSLSLPALLLVLSLVFLLSHTTFSLLICPLLPRLSSTRNATSASRRTGGTSLGVSMDENLQAFHASMPTIPSRRNATSSNSSTSIAVSVDKTLQEAFHAFAVAPPPPLPAASWPPAAPAVKSSSRKKASAKRNRSLLKLLLRKTPQTRRFAARADELFAAPCTDRFFMTWLSPLAQFGRRELLVLESLFRWHRGGCLLVASDTMDSAGGRDKLRPFLERGFRLAVASPDFAYLLNGTPAEAWLGAVQRGGVSLGSVPLGQNLSNLLRLALLYRYGGIYLDADVVVLRPLSDLRNAIGAQAVDEATGDWMRLNNAVMVFDRAHPLLHEFIAEFAAAFDGSKWGHNGPYLVSRVAARLRHRSPGPAFTVLPPRAFYPVHWSKIGGLFVAPKDRKDKRWVKAKVENIKGESFGIHLWNRESSRLEMEEGSVIGTLISDSCLFCNSSMFVKQG; this is encoded by the coding sequence ATGCGAAGACCAGATCGATCGAAATGGCTCCTCACGTACACAAAGCAGGCCACGTACGTGTACTGTGTGCACATGGCAGTAGCACCCAGGGTGCAGCAAGCCAAGAACAAAATGGTCACTCCTGCATCTCCGACGACGATGCCGGCGGCCCGGAAGCCGTTGCCCTTGCTCCTCCTCTCCCTCTCGCTCCCCGCCCTCCTGCTGGTGCTCTCCCTCGTCTTCCTCCTCTCGCACACCACTTTTAGCCTCCTCATCTGCCCTCTCCTCCCGAGGCTGTCTTCGACGCGCAATGCGACGAGCGCCAGTCGTCGTACTGGTGGTACCAGCCTCGGTGTCTCCATGGACGAGAACTTGCAAGCCTTCCATGCCTCGATGCCGACGATACCTTCAAGGCGCAATGCGACGAGCTCCAATAGTAGTACCAGCATTGCTGTCTCAGTGgacaagaccttgcaagaagcATTCCATGCCTTCGCggtggcgccaccgccgccgctgccggcggCGTCATGGCCGCCGGCTGCTCCTGCTGTTAAGAGCAGCAGCAGGAAGAAGGCGTCCGCGAAGAGAAACAGGAGTCTCCTCAAGCTCCTGCTCAGGAAGACACCGCAGACGCGGCGGTTCGCGGCGCGCGCGGACGAGCTCTTCGCGGCGCCGTGCACCGACCGCTTCTTCATGACGTGGCTCTCGCCGCTCGCGCAGTTCGGTCGCCGCGAGCTCCTCGTCCTGGAGAGCCTCTTCAGGTGGCACCGCGGCGGCTGCCTCCTCGTCGCCTCCGATACCATGGACTCCGCGGGCGGCAGGGACAAGCTGAGGCCGTTCCTCGAGCGCGGCTTCCGCTTAGCCGTCGCCTCGCCGGACTTTGCCTACCTCCTGAACGGTACGCCCGCCGAGGCGTGGCTCGGCGCTGTCCAGCGCGGCGGCGTCAGCCTCGGGAGCGTCCCACTCGGGCAGAACCTCTCCAACCTCCTCCGCCTCGCGCTGCTCTACAGGTACGGCGGCATCTACCTCGACGCCGACGTCGTCGTCCTCAGGCCGCTCTCCGACCTCCGCAACGCCATTGGAGCGCAGGCCGTGGACGAGGCCACGGGCGACTGGATGCGACTGAACAACGCCGTGATGGTGTTCGACAGGGCACACCCGCTGCTGCACGAGTTCATCGCCGAGTTCGCCGCCGCGTTCGACGGGAGCAAGTGGGGCCACAACGGGCCGTACCTTGTGTCCCGGGTGGCGGCGAGGCTACGCCACCGGAGCCCGGGGCCCGCCTTCACGGTGCTGCCGCCGCGGGCCTTCTACCCCGTGCACTGGAGCAAGATCGGTGGGCTGTTTGTTGCACCAAAGGACAGGAAAGACAAGAGGTGGGTGAAGGCCAAGGTGGAGAACATCAAAGGCGAGAGCTTTGGCATCCATCTTTGGAACAGGGAGAGCAGTAGGCTGGAAATGGAGGAGGGGAGTGTTATTGGGACGTTAATTTCAGACAGTTGCCTGTTCTGCAATTCTTCCATGTTTGTAAAGCAAGGATAG
- the LOC8082873 gene encoding probable polyol transporter 4 isoform X1 produces MESVKMRAAMATKREYRRMEVGEEGEELDEAEWAHRAEAQMQRRRRGQRYAFSCALFASLNAILLGYDVGVMSGAIIYMQKDLHITEFQQEILVGCLSVVSLLGSLSGGRTSDAIGRKWTMGLGAIVFQIGAAIMTFAPSFTVLMIGRLLAGVGIGFGAMVSGVYIAEISPAGARGTLTSLPEICINFGILLGYVSNYAFSGLSEHINWRIMLGVGILPSVFIGFALFVIPESPRWLMMEKRVSEARAVLLQISESEAEAEERLAEIEEAAGLMKSMKSEDKEVWRELLNPSPAVRRMLYAGCGIQLFQQITGIDATVYYSPTIFKDAGIKSDQELLAATVAVGFTKTVFILVAIFLIDRVGRKPLLYVSTIGMTICLFLLGVALTLQKHAVGLMSPRIGIDLAIFAVCGNVAFFSIGMGPICWVLSSEVFPLRLRAQGSALGQVGGRVSSGLVSMSFLSMARAISVAGMFFVFAAISTISVLFVYFCVPETKGKTLEQIEMMFESGDEWGGGEIELEDTQHLIPSNKKSVPLG; encoded by the exons ATGGAGTCGGTGAAGATGagggcggcaatggcgacgaaGCGGGAGTACAGGAGGATGGAGGTGGGCGAGGAGGGGGAGGAGCTGGACGAGGCGGAGTGGGCGCACCGTGCCGAGGCGCAGATGCAGCGGCGCAGGCGGGGCCAGCGCTACGCCTTCAGCTGCGCGCTCTTCGCGTCCCTCAACGCCATCCTCCTCGGCTACG ATGTTGGCGTAATGAGTGGCGCGATCATCTACATGCAGAAAGATCTCCACATAACCGAGTTTCAGCAAGAAATTCTAGTAGGCTGTCTGAGCGTGGTCTCACTCTTGGGAAGCCTATCAGGGGGACGAACATCTGATGCAATTGGCAGAAAATGGACAATGGGCCTCGGTGCAATTGTGTTCCAGATAGGCGCAGCCATCATGACGTTTGCTCCATCATTCACTGTGCTTATGATCGGGAGGCTCCTTGCTGGAGTTGGCATTGGCTTTGGTGCCATGGTATCTGGAGTGTACATTGCTGAGATCTCCCCTGCAGGTGCCCGTGGGACTCTCACATCACTTCCTGAGATTTGCATCAATTTTGGGATCCTCCTTGGCTATGTATCCAATTATGCCTTCTCAGGCCTTTCTGAGCACATCAATTGGAGGATTATGCTTGGTGTTGGCATCCTCCCGTCAGTCTTCATTGGCTTTGCGCTTTTCGTGATCCCAGAGTCCCCTAGGTGGTTGATGATGGAGAAGAGAGTTTCAGAAGCAAGGGCAGTGCTGCTGCAGATTAGCGAGTCTGAAGCTGAAGCTGAAGAACGGCTGGCTGAGATCGAGGAAGCCGCAGGTCTTATGAAATCAATGAAATCTGAGGACAAAGAAGTGTGGAGAGAACTTTTGAACCCTTCTCCCGCTGTTCGTAGGATGCTGTATGCTGGCTGCGGTATTCAGTTGTTCCAACAGATCACAGGAATTGACGCTACTGTCTATTACAGCCCAACAATTTTCAAAGATGCTGGGATCAAGTCTGATCAGGAGCTTCTTGCTGCAACTGTTGCGGTGGGTTTCACTAAGACagtgtttatcttggttgcaaTTTTCCTAATTGATAGAGTTGGACGGAAGCCACTTCTTTATGTGAGCACCATCGGCATGACTATCTGCTTATTTCTCTTGGGGGTTGCACTTACACTTCAAAAGCATGCTGTGGGGCTTATGTCTCCACGTATCGGTATCGACCTAGCAATTTTTGCAGTTTGTGGCAATGTGGCATTCTTTTCAATTGGCATGGGACCAATATGTTGGGTCTTGTCTTCAGAGGTATTTCCTTTAAGATTACGAGCTCAAGGGTCAGCACTTGGTCAAGTAGGTGGTAGAGTGAGCAGTGGTTTGGTTTCCATGTCATTCCTTTCTATGGCCCGTGCTATATCAGTGGCAGGAATGTTCTTTGTCTTTGCTGCAATATCCACTATCTCTGTGCTGTTTGTGTACTTTTGTGTGCCAGAAACAAAAGGGAAAACACTGGAGCAGATCGAAATGATGTTTGAAAGTGGGGACGAATGGGGAGGAGGTGAAATTGAGCTTGAGGATACACAGCATTTAATACCGAGTAACAAGAAGTCTGTGCctcttggttga
- the LOC8082873 gene encoding probable polyol transporter 4 isoform X2: MADAGDAANGGRNKYAVLDRSEEREPNAGTEGRRRPAAPESERRRRERFVYACAVFASLNAILLGYDVGVMSGAIIYMQKDLHITEFQQEILVGCLSVVSLLGSLSGGRTSDAIGRKWTMGLGAIVFQIGAAIMTFAPSFTVLMIGRLLAGVGIGFGAMVSGVYIAEISPAGARGTLTSLPEICINFGILLGYVSNYAFSGLSEHINWRIMLGVGILPSVFIGFALFVIPESPRWLMMEKRVSEARAVLLQISESEAEAEERLAEIEEAAGLMKSMKSEDKEVWRELLNPSPAVRRMLYAGCGIQLFQQITGIDATVYYSPTIFKDAGIKSDQELLAATVAVGFTKTVFILVAIFLIDRVGRKPLLYVSTIGMTICLFLLGVALTLQKHAVGLMSPRIGIDLAIFAVCGNVAFFSIGMGPICWVLSSEVFPLRLRAQGSALGQVGGRVSSGLVSMSFLSMARAISVAGMFFVFAAISTISVLFVYFCVPETKGKTLEQIEMMFESGDEWGGGEIELEDTQHLIPSNKKSVPLG; encoded by the exons ATGGCGGACGCCGGCGACGCGGCCAATGGCGGCAGGAACAAGTACGCGGTTCTTGATCGGAGCGAGGAGCGGGAGCCGAACGCGGGGACGGAGGGGCGGAGGAGGCCGGCGGCACCCGAGAGCGAGAGGAGGAGAAGGGAGCGGTTCGTGTATGCCTGCGCGGTCTTCGCCTCGCTCAACGCCATCCTCCTCGGCTACG ATGTTGGCGTAATGAGTGGCGCGATCATCTACATGCAGAAAGATCTCCACATAACCGAGTTTCAGCAAGAAATTCTAGTAGGCTGTCTGAGCGTGGTCTCACTCTTGGGAAGCCTATCAGGGGGACGAACATCTGATGCAATTGGCAGAAAATGGACAATGGGCCTCGGTGCAATTGTGTTCCAGATAGGCGCAGCCATCATGACGTTTGCTCCATCATTCACTGTGCTTATGATCGGGAGGCTCCTTGCTGGAGTTGGCATTGGCTTTGGTGCCATGGTATCTGGAGTGTACATTGCTGAGATCTCCCCTGCAGGTGCCCGTGGGACTCTCACATCACTTCCTGAGATTTGCATCAATTTTGGGATCCTCCTTGGCTATGTATCCAATTATGCCTTCTCAGGCCTTTCTGAGCACATCAATTGGAGGATTATGCTTGGTGTTGGCATCCTCCCGTCAGTCTTCATTGGCTTTGCGCTTTTCGTGATCCCAGAGTCCCCTAGGTGGTTGATGATGGAGAAGAGAGTTTCAGAAGCAAGGGCAGTGCTGCTGCAGATTAGCGAGTCTGAAGCTGAAGCTGAAGAACGGCTGGCTGAGATCGAGGAAGCCGCAGGTCTTATGAAATCAATGAAATCTGAGGACAAAGAAGTGTGGAGAGAACTTTTGAACCCTTCTCCCGCTGTTCGTAGGATGCTGTATGCTGGCTGCGGTATTCAGTTGTTCCAACAGATCACAGGAATTGACGCTACTGTCTATTACAGCCCAACAATTTTCAAAGATGCTGGGATCAAGTCTGATCAGGAGCTTCTTGCTGCAACTGTTGCGGTGGGTTTCACTAAGACagtgtttatcttggttgcaaTTTTCCTAATTGATAGAGTTGGACGGAAGCCACTTCTTTATGTGAGCACCATCGGCATGACTATCTGCTTATTTCTCTTGGGGGTTGCACTTACACTTCAAAAGCATGCTGTGGGGCTTATGTCTCCACGTATCGGTATCGACCTAGCAATTTTTGCAGTTTGTGGCAATGTGGCATTCTTTTCAATTGGCATGGGACCAATATGTTGGGTCTTGTCTTCAGAGGTATTTCCTTTAAGATTACGAGCTCAAGGGTCAGCACTTGGTCAAGTAGGTGGTAGAGTGAGCAGTGGTTTGGTTTCCATGTCATTCCTTTCTATGGCCCGTGCTATATCAGTGGCAGGAATGTTCTTTGTCTTTGCTGCAATATCCACTATCTCTGTGCTGTTTGTGTACTTTTGTGTGCCAGAAACAAAAGGGAAAACACTGGAGCAGATCGAAATGATGTTTGAAAGTGGGGACGAATGGGGAGGAGGTGAAATTGAGCTTGAGGATACACAGCATTTAATACCGAGTAACAAGAAGTCTGTGCctcttggttga
- the LOC8056039 gene encoding general transcription factor 3C polypeptide 6 isoform X4 translates to MSETLEKDKKLGQEEEEVEEEEYVLLELGDCLYSDLSPGAPFVLSGLDTLTPTLIVGNGLKMIGEYEETVGTCYLFSESAQPKPASNETRPSEENTDKPTSCSKEALSKEVNHLASVQKILKFRPVNAERPQHLAYQHKDKEI, encoded by the exons ATGTCAGAAACACTTGAGAAAGACAAGAAACTTGGTCAGGAGGAAGAGGAAGTGGAAGAGGAAGAGTATGTATTGCTGGAGTTGGGCGATTGTCTTTACTCAGACTTATCACCAGGTGCTCCGTTTGTACTCTCT GGATTGGATACACTAACGCCTACCTTGATAGTAGGCAATGGTCTGAAGATG ATTGGAGAATATGAAGAAACTGTTGGCACATGTTATCTATTCTCTGAAAGTG CTCAACCAAAACCTGCTAGTAATGAGACGCGGCCTTCTGAAGAAAATACAGATAAACCAACCAGCTGCAGTAAGGAAGCTCTGTCAAAGGAGGTGAATCATCTTGCAAGCGTTCAAAAGATCCTCAAATTCCGGCCAGTCAACGCAGAGCGTCCTCAGCATTTAGCGTATCAGCACAAGGACAAGGAAATCTGA
- the LOC8056039 gene encoding general transcription factor 3C polypeptide 6 isoform X2: MSETLEKDKKLGQEEEEVEEEEYVLLELGDCLYSDLSPGAPFVLSGLDTLTPTLIVGNGLKMVSHVLIGEYEETVGTCYLFSESAQPKPASNETRPSEENTDKPTSCSKEALSKEVNHLASVQKILKFRPVNAERPQHLAYQHKDKEI, from the exons ATGTCAGAAACACTTGAGAAAGACAAGAAACTTGGTCAGGAGGAAGAGGAAGTGGAAGAGGAAGAGTATGTATTGCTGGAGTTGGGCGATTGTCTTTACTCAGACTTATCACCAGGTGCTCCGTTTGTACTCTCT GGATTGGATACACTAACGCCTACCTTGATAGTAGGCAATGGTCTGAAGATGGTAAGTCATGTTCTG ATTGGAGAATATGAAGAAACTGTTGGCACATGTTATCTATTCTCTGAAAGTG CTCAACCAAAACCTGCTAGTAATGAGACGCGGCCTTCTGAAGAAAATACAGATAAACCAACCAGCTGCAGTAAGGAAGCTCTGTCAAAGGAGGTGAATCATCTTGCAAGCGTTCAAAAGATCCTCAAATTCCGGCCAGTCAACGCAGAGCGTCCTCAGCATTTAGCGTATCAGCACAAGGACAAGGAAATCTGA
- the LOC8056039 gene encoding general transcription factor 3C polypeptide 6 isoform X1 — protein MSETLEKDKKLGQEEEEVEEEEYVLLELGDCLYSDLSPGAPFVLSGLDTLTPTLIVGNGLKMVSHVLIGEYEETVGTCYLFSESEAQPKPASNETRPSEENTDKPTSCSKEALSKEVNHLASVQKILKFRPVNAERPQHLAYQHKDKEI, from the exons ATGTCAGAAACACTTGAGAAAGACAAGAAACTTGGTCAGGAGGAAGAGGAAGTGGAAGAGGAAGAGTATGTATTGCTGGAGTTGGGCGATTGTCTTTACTCAGACTTATCACCAGGTGCTCCGTTTGTACTCTCT GGATTGGATACACTAACGCCTACCTTGATAGTAGGCAATGGTCTGAAGATGGTAAGTCATGTTCTG ATTGGAGAATATGAAGAAACTGTTGGCACATGTTATCTATTCTCTGAAAGTG AAGCTCAACCAAAACCTGCTAGTAATGAGACGCGGCCTTCTGAAGAAAATACAGATAAACCAACCAGCTGCAGTAAGGAAGCTCTGTCAAAGGAGGTGAATCATCTTGCAAGCGTTCAAAAGATCCTCAAATTCCGGCCAGTCAACGCAGAGCGTCCTCAGCATTTAGCGTATCAGCACAAGGACAAGGAAATCTGA
- the LOC8056039 gene encoding general transcription factor 3C polypeptide 6 isoform X3: MSETLEKDKKLGQEEEEVEEEEYVLLELGDCLYSDLSPGAPFVLSGLDTLTPTLIVGNGLKMIGEYEETVGTCYLFSESEAQPKPASNETRPSEENTDKPTSCSKEALSKEVNHLASVQKILKFRPVNAERPQHLAYQHKDKEI, from the exons ATGTCAGAAACACTTGAGAAAGACAAGAAACTTGGTCAGGAGGAAGAGGAAGTGGAAGAGGAAGAGTATGTATTGCTGGAGTTGGGCGATTGTCTTTACTCAGACTTATCACCAGGTGCTCCGTTTGTACTCTCT GGATTGGATACACTAACGCCTACCTTGATAGTAGGCAATGGTCTGAAGATG ATTGGAGAATATGAAGAAACTGTTGGCACATGTTATCTATTCTCTGAAAGTG AAGCTCAACCAAAACCTGCTAGTAATGAGACGCGGCCTTCTGAAGAAAATACAGATAAACCAACCAGCTGCAGTAAGGAAGCTCTGTCAAAGGAGGTGAATCATCTTGCAAGCGTTCAAAAGATCCTCAAATTCCGGCCAGTCAACGCAGAGCGTCCTCAGCATTTAGCGTATCAGCACAAGGACAAGGAAATCTGA
- the LOC8056040 gene encoding expansin-B17 isoform X2: MGSSRALALFLLCALLPAPPISVSAALLFGGGKSAKAAGADMEWRPATATWYGEAEGDGSDGGACGYGTLVDVVPMKARVGSVSPVLFKDGEGCGACYKVKCLDRGICSRRAVTVIVTDECPGGLCAFGRTHFDLSGAAYSRMAVAGAGGRLRDRGQLNVVYRRTACKYGGKNIAFRVNEGSTNFWLSLLVEFEDGEGDIGSMQMKQVTQGHKERKAAPYLEQGKSSTAWNRPQRRAVQRASAATFSRCAVYHTSP, encoded by the exons ATGGGTTCCTCGCGCGCCCTCGCTCTCTTCCTCCTCTGCGCTCTGCTGCCCGCGCCCCCCATCTCAGTCTCAGCCGCATTGCTGTTCGGCGGCGGCAAGTCGGCCAAGGCGGCGGGAGCCGACATGGAGTGGCGGCCGGCGACCGCGACGTGGTACGGCGAGGCCGAGGGCGACGGCAGCGACG GCGGCGCGTGCGGGTACGGGACGCTGGTGGACGTGGTGCCGATGAAGGCGCGGGTCGGGTCGGTGAGCCCCGTGCTGTTCAAGGACGGCGAGGGCTGCGGCGCCTGCTACAAGGTCAAGTGCCTGGACCGCGGCATCTGCTCCCGCCGGGCCGTCACGGTGATCGTCACGGACGAGTGCCCCGGCGGGCTCTGCGCCTTCGGCCGCACCCACTTCGACCTCAGCGGCGCCGCCTACAGCAGGATGGCAGTCGCGGGCGCCGGCGGCCGCCTGCGTGACCGGGGCCAGCTGAACGTCGTGTACCGGAG GACGGCCTGCAAGTACGGCGGGAAGAACATAGCGTTCCGTGTGAACGAGGGCTCGACTAACTTCTGGCTCTCGCTCCTCGTCGAGTTCGAGGACGGCGAAGGCGACATCGGATCCATGCAGATGAAGCAG GTCACACAAGGTCACAAGGAAAGGAAGGCAGCACCTTATCTGGAACAGGGAAAATCCAGCACCGCATGGAACAGACCACAGAGGCGTGCGGTGCAGCGTGCTAGTGCTGCTACTTTCTCGCGCTGCGCTGTCTACCACACAAGCCCCTAG
- the LOC8056040 gene encoding expansin-B17 isoform X1 yields MGSSRALALFLLCALLPAPPISVSAALLFGGGKSAKAAGADMEWRPATATWYGEAEGDGSDGGACGYGTLVDVVPMKARVGSVSPVLFKDGEGCGACYKVKCLDRGICSRRAVTVIVTDECPGGLCAFGRTHFDLSGAAYSRMAVAGAGGRLRDRGQLNVVYRRTACKYGGKNIAFRVNEGSTNFWLSLLVEFEDGEGDIGSMQMKQANSVEWLDMRHVWGATWCLVRGPLVGPFSVRLTTLSARKTLTARDVIPRNWTPKATYTSRLNFQPSL; encoded by the exons ATGGGTTCCTCGCGCGCCCTCGCTCTCTTCCTCCTCTGCGCTCTGCTGCCCGCGCCCCCCATCTCAGTCTCAGCCGCATTGCTGTTCGGCGGCGGCAAGTCGGCCAAGGCGGCGGGAGCCGACATGGAGTGGCGGCCGGCGACCGCGACGTGGTACGGCGAGGCCGAGGGCGACGGCAGCGACG GCGGCGCGTGCGGGTACGGGACGCTGGTGGACGTGGTGCCGATGAAGGCGCGGGTCGGGTCGGTGAGCCCCGTGCTGTTCAAGGACGGCGAGGGCTGCGGCGCCTGCTACAAGGTCAAGTGCCTGGACCGCGGCATCTGCTCCCGCCGGGCCGTCACGGTGATCGTCACGGACGAGTGCCCCGGCGGGCTCTGCGCCTTCGGCCGCACCCACTTCGACCTCAGCGGCGCCGCCTACAGCAGGATGGCAGTCGCGGGCGCCGGCGGCCGCCTGCGTGACCGGGGCCAGCTGAACGTCGTGTACCGGAG GACGGCCTGCAAGTACGGCGGGAAGAACATAGCGTTCCGTGTGAACGAGGGCTCGACTAACTTCTGGCTCTCGCTCCTCGTCGAGTTCGAGGACGGCGAAGGCGACATCGGATCCATGCAGATGAAGCAG GCCAACTCGGTGGAGTGGCTGGACATGAGGCACGTGTGGGGGGCCACGTGGTGCCTGGTGCGGGGCCCGCTCGTGGGCCCCTTCTCCGTGAGGCTCACCACGCTGTCCGCCCGGAAGACGCTCACGGCCCGCGACGTCATCCCCAGGAATTGGACGCCCAAGGCCACCTACACCTCGCGCCTCAACTTCCAGCCGTCTCTCTAG